Proteins encoded by one window of Streptomyces sp. LX-29:
- a CDS encoding NAD(P)-dependent oxidoreductase, protein MRILVLGSTGFLGGHTVEQLRALPGVRVLLGGRAPGVEPRIDLATTPLTELTATLRDLDPDAVVNCAGAVGGAAPRLAEVNARGPAVLAEALWLAAPEARLVHLGSAAEYGVTEAGRGVAETTPARPVSLYGATKLAGTLAVTCSSLDAVVLRVFNPVGPGAAPASLPGRLAAELRRTVPGEPGATIAVGDLSAHRDFVDARDVALAAALAATAPRQLPRVLNIGSGTARPVREVAEQLMRVSGFRGSIGETLDTTPGAERSGAVSWQRAEIAAAGEALDWRPRYTFAESLADLWAATVPAAGSSGAAPRAAAPGSAASGTGTPPAAAVAPPGDPER, encoded by the coding sequence GTGCGCATCCTCGTCCTGGGCTCCACCGGCTTCCTGGGCGGCCACACCGTCGAGCAGCTCCGCGCCCTGCCGGGCGTGCGGGTGCTCCTCGGCGGCCGCGCCCCCGGTGTCGAGCCGCGCATCGACCTCGCCACCACGCCGCTGACCGAGCTGACCGCCACCCTGCGCGACCTCGACCCGGACGCGGTCGTCAACTGCGCGGGCGCGGTCGGCGGCGCCGCGCCGCGCCTCGCCGAGGTCAACGCCCGCGGTCCCGCCGTGCTCGCCGAGGCGCTGTGGCTGGCCGCCCCCGAGGCACGGCTGGTGCATCTCGGCTCGGCCGCGGAGTACGGCGTCACCGAGGCCGGGCGGGGCGTCGCCGAGACCACGCCGGCCCGCCCCGTCTCGTTGTACGGCGCCACCAAACTGGCGGGCACCCTCGCCGTCACCTGCTCCTCGCTGGACGCGGTGGTGCTGCGGGTGTTCAACCCGGTCGGTCCCGGCGCCGCCCCCGCCTCGCTGCCCGGCCGGCTCGCCGCCGAGCTGCGCCGCACCGTCCCCGGTGAACCCGGCGCGACGATCGCGGTCGGTGACCTGTCCGCGCACCGCGACTTCGTGGACGCCCGGGACGTGGCGCTGGCCGCCGCGCTCGCCGCCACCGCCCCCCGGCAACTGCCCCGCGTGTTGAACATCGGCAGCGGCACCGCGCGGCCGGTGCGCGAGGTCGCCGAGCAGCTGATGCGCGTCAGCGGCTTCCGCGGCAGCATCGGCGAGACCCTGGACACCACCCCGGGCGCCGAGCGCTCGGGGGCCGTCTCCTGGCAGCGCGCGGAGATCGCGGCAGCCGGCGAGGCGCTGGACTGGCGACCGCGGTACACCTTCGCCGAGTCGCTCGCCGACCTGTGGGCCGCCACGGTCCCGGCCGCCGGGTCGTCCGGGGCCGCCCCGAGGGCCGCCGCCCCCGGGTCCGCGGCTTCGGGAACCGGCACCCCGCCGGCCGCCGCCGTCGCGCCGCCGGGAGACCCGGAGCGGTGA
- a CDS encoding protein-arginine deiminase family protein — protein MTLRHTAARALACTATLATALAPVGAHGAPTRPAASEPPAPRLWAGSDVFLPNLDDDQRRCTLRRGDLDRLDVAVDERLAACHDAADDVVNGPADAKDLTPLRVLPVRVSGDATGRVSVPEPQRRYLRIFVERAGRLTALGADGALTAGELRSGVRLAVEGRDIVRDRRVWDGRVAVTLTVTDHGRTGTDRVPLRVAPVLLQHDLQRAQQVFAAAPGPGVGQPEELDLSPDEPTRWPEFADTLRAAARASGLPKDALTFTPGTSRWWRDIWRQDIAEPGYVSMSTAHGTQTMRILLRSPNYWKAEDGSAASLRRAGRLLFRDLRGPDVGVVQQYTADRDAGVDDLLNFTGNVESLPPYPGHPRGRVVYGATEGRHPDRSFTTLLRAQGVQPPVVLDTSWLLVGHVDETVHVVRARNARGWTLAVADPRLALDVLRRVRDAGEGGQRLLADTAAQEKPTVREFLDYERRTGANATAARHIDGQLAVLLRETGLRPSEIVRLPVLYTEVAPEEGGPRLAYPFTPALVNGLSLTARDYAAPDPHGPRLAGRDLFRRLTEERLAAGGVRTHWVENFSWAHHNGGEVHCATNALRDVRSDAAEAGPPLSTGAARRPAPAASASS, from the coding sequence ATGACCCTGCGGCACACGGCCGCACGCGCCCTGGCCTGCACGGCGACGCTGGCCACCGCGCTGGCTCCGGTGGGGGCGCACGGCGCGCCCACCCGACCCGCGGCCTCCGAACCCCCCGCCCCGCGACTGTGGGCCGGCTCGGACGTCTTCCTGCCCAATCTCGACGACGACCAGCGGCGCTGCACGCTGCGCCGCGGCGACCTCGACCGGCTGGATGTCGCCGTCGACGAGCGTCTGGCCGCCTGTCACGACGCCGCGGACGACGTCGTCAACGGGCCCGCCGACGCGAAGGACCTGACGCCGCTGCGCGTGCTGCCGGTGCGCGTGAGCGGCGACGCCACGGGCCGGGTCTCGGTGCCCGAGCCACAGCGGCGGTACCTGCGGATCTTCGTCGAGCGGGCCGGCCGGCTCACGGCGCTCGGCGCCGACGGGGCGCTCACCGCCGGCGAGTTGCGCTCCGGGGTCCGCCTCGCCGTCGAGGGCCGGGACATCGTCCGGGACCGGCGGGTGTGGGACGGCCGGGTCGCGGTGACGCTGACCGTCACCGACCACGGCCGCACCGGCACCGATCGGGTGCCGCTGCGCGTGGCGCCGGTGCTGCTCCAGCACGACCTCCAGCGCGCCCAGCAGGTCTTCGCCGCCGCGCCCGGGCCGGGCGTCGGCCAGCCCGAGGAGCTGGACCTCTCACCCGACGAACCGACCCGGTGGCCGGAGTTCGCCGACACGCTCCGCGCGGCCGCCCGCGCGTCCGGGCTGCCGAAGGACGCGCTGACCTTCACCCCCGGCACCTCCCGGTGGTGGCGCGACATCTGGCGCCAGGACATCGCCGAGCCCGGTTACGTCTCCATGTCGACCGCGCACGGCACGCAGACCATGCGCATCCTGCTGCGCTCCCCCAACTACTGGAAGGCGGAGGACGGAAGCGCCGCGAGCCTGCGCCGCGCGGGCCGGCTGCTCTTCCGCGACCTGCGCGGCCCGGACGTCGGCGTGGTCCAGCAGTACACCGCCGACCGCGACGCGGGGGTGGACGACCTGTTGAACTTCACCGGCAACGTGGAGTCGCTGCCGCCGTACCCGGGCCACCCGCGGGGGCGGGTGGTCTACGGCGCCACCGAGGGCCGCCACCCCGACCGGTCGTTCACCACCCTGCTGCGGGCCCAGGGCGTCCAGCCGCCGGTCGTCCTCGACACCTCCTGGCTGCTGGTCGGCCATGTCGACGAGACGGTGCACGTGGTGCGGGCCCGCAACGCCCGCGGCTGGACGCTGGCGGTAGCCGACCCGCGGCTCGCGCTCGACGTGCTGCGCCGGGTCCGGGACGCGGGCGAGGGCGGACAGCGGCTGCTCGCGGACACGGCCGCCCAGGAGAAGCCGACCGTCCGGGAGTTCCTCGACTACGAGCGGCGGACGGGGGCCAACGCCACGGCCGCCCGCCACATCGACGGACAGTTGGCGGTCCTGCTGCGCGAGACCGGGCTGCGGCCCTCGGAGATCGTCCGGCTGCCGGTGCTGTACACCGAGGTGGCGCCCGAGGAGGGCGGGCCGAGGCTCGCGTACCCCTTCACGCCCGCCCTCGTCAACGGGCTCTCGTTGACCGCCCGCGACTACGCGGCCCCCGATCCGCACGGGCCGCGGCTGGCCGGCCGCGATCTGTTCCGCCGGCTGACCGAGGAGCGGCTGGCGGCGGGCGGGGTGCGGACGCACTGGGTGGAGAACTTCTCCTGGGCGCACCACAACGGCGGCGAGGTGCACTGCGCCACCAACGCGCTGCGCGACGTCCGGTCCGATGCGGCCGAGGCCGGTCCCCCGCTCAGCACGGGCGCCGCCAGGCGTCCAGCGCCAGCCGCCTCCGCGTCGAGCTGA
- the mutA gene encoding methylmalonyl-CoA mutase small subunit — protein MTVLPDGLSLAAEFPDATREQWRTLVEGVLRKTGTSPASAADAELALATALQDGVSVRPLYTSQDAPVDAGYPGFTPFVRGGRAQGSAVSGWDVRQRHSHPDPRRTNAAVLADLEHGVSSVWLTVGATGVPIAALSEALQGVYLDLAPVILDAGADFEAAARELLRLYAERQVPPGAALGNLGADPLALAARTGDHAELPAHLAAATELGRLTDADHPGVRAFAVDGLPYHEAGGSTAEELGCTLAAGVAYLRGLTDAGLSVDAACAQLEFRYAATADQFLTIAKLRAARRLWARVAQVCGARPESGAQRQHAVTSTVMMTRRDPWVNMLRTTVAALAAGVGGADAVTVLPFDEALGLPDDFARRIARNTSTILLEESHLARVIDPAGGSWYVERLTDDVARAGWAWFQEIEAAGGLAAALASGMVSERLAATWRRRSRDLSRRKEPITGVSEFPNLAEQPVEREAAPAPVGGGLPRVRRDEAFEALRARSDAALAADGARPRVFLAALGPAAAHTARASFAANLFQAGGIEAVHQPLTVDQDTVAEAFTASGARIACLCSSDTLYEEQAAAVAERLKAAGALRVYLAGRPGERRAEYETAGVDEFVFVGCDTVEVLSSALDTVGVAE, from the coding sequence ATGACGGTCCTGCCCGACGGGCTTTCCCTGGCCGCCGAGTTCCCCGACGCGACGCGGGAACAATGGCGCACCCTGGTCGAAGGCGTCCTGCGCAAAACAGGCACATCTCCTGCCTCAGCCGCGGACGCCGAATTGGCGCTCGCCACCGCGCTCCAGGACGGCGTATCCGTACGCCCCCTCTACACGTCGCAGGATGCCCCGGTCGATGCCGGATATCCCGGATTCACCCCCTTCGTCCGTGGTGGTCGGGCGCAGGGCTCGGCGGTGTCGGGCTGGGACGTGCGCCAGCGCCACAGCCACCCGGACCCACGGCGCACCAACGCGGCCGTCCTCGCCGACCTGGAGCACGGCGTGAGCTCGGTCTGGCTGACGGTGGGCGCCACCGGCGTGCCGATCGCCGCGCTCTCCGAGGCGCTCCAGGGCGTCTACCTGGACCTCGCCCCGGTGATACTCGACGCGGGCGCCGACTTCGAGGCCGCGGCCCGAGAGCTGCTGCGGCTCTACGCGGAGCGCCAGGTCCCGCCCGGCGCGGCGCTGGGCAACCTCGGTGCGGACCCGCTGGCCCTCGCCGCCCGCACCGGCGACCACGCCGAACTGCCCGCCCACCTGGCCGCCGCCACCGAGCTCGGCCGGCTGACCGACGCCGACCACCCGGGCGTGCGCGCCTTCGCGGTGGACGGACTGCCGTACCACGAGGCCGGCGGCTCGACAGCCGAGGAGCTCGGCTGCACCCTCGCCGCCGGCGTGGCGTATCTGCGCGGACTGACCGACGCGGGGCTCTCCGTCGACGCGGCCTGCGCCCAGCTGGAGTTCCGCTACGCCGCCACCGCCGACCAGTTCCTCACCATCGCCAAGCTGCGCGCGGCCCGACGGCTGTGGGCGCGTGTGGCACAGGTGTGCGGAGCCCGCCCGGAGTCCGGCGCGCAGCGCCAGCACGCCGTCACCTCCACGGTCATGATGACCCGTCGGGACCCGTGGGTGAACATGCTGCGCACCACCGTGGCGGCGCTCGCCGCCGGAGTGGGCGGCGCCGACGCCGTCACCGTGCTGCCCTTCGACGAGGCGCTCGGCCTGCCGGACGACTTCGCCCGCCGCATCGCCCGCAACACCTCCACCATCCTGCTGGAGGAGTCGCACCTGGCCCGGGTCATCGACCCCGCCGGCGGCTCCTGGTATGTCGAGCGGCTCACCGACGACGTGGCCCGGGCCGGCTGGGCCTGGTTCCAGGAGATCGAGGCCGCCGGCGGCCTGGCCGCCGCGCTGGCCTCCGGGATGGTGTCCGAGCGGCTCGCCGCCACCTGGCGGCGACGCTCCCGCGACCTGTCCCGCCGCAAGGAACCGATCACCGGCGTCAGCGAGTTCCCCAACCTGGCGGAGCAGCCGGTCGAGCGCGAGGCCGCCCCGGCCCCGGTCGGCGGCGGACTGCCGCGGGTCCGCCGCGACGAGGCGTTCGAGGCGCTGCGCGCCCGCTCCGACGCGGCGCTGGCCGCGGACGGCGCCAGGCCCCGGGTCTTCCTGGCCGCGCTCGGCCCCGCCGCCGCGCACACCGCCCGCGCCTCCTTCGCCGCCAACCTCTTCCAGGCCGGCGGAATCGAGGCGGTGCACCAGCCCTTGACGGTCGATCAGGACACCGTGGCCGAGGCGTTCACCGCCAGCGGCGCCCGCATCGCCTGCCTGTGCTCCAGCGACACGCTGTACGAGGAGCAGGCTGCGGCCGTCGCCGAGCGCCTCAAGGCCGCCGGCGCGCTCCGCGTCTACCTGGCCGGACGGCCCGGCGAGCGGCGCGCCGAGTACGAAACGGCAGGCGTGGACGAGTTCGTCTTCGTCGGCTGCGACACGGTCGAGGTGCTGTCCTCGGCTCTCGACACCGTGGGGGTGGCGGAATGA
- a CDS encoding MAB_1171c family putative transporter encodes MFDVVYLSFGVAAWTIVGYKARAWLRDRANTDLGLACLMTGSVANVFLLSAPSVYRGFDRLVGVANLAMVFLYSSVVLFAAGALVLLLRWTGSTVRPRTVVAGIAALWAVAVTGFALGRPDAVEHPRDFSTAYADAPGVVLFLVIYLAIFGAALAGLGLLCPRYAVNLNGSWLARGLRLITVGCWLGLAYCACKLIGFGFSWAGRELTWLSNGVAPLTASIAALIVLAGFAVPAVGPRVSAWRRLRRLQPLWRAVTTQAPEVSMGRSRWPAWWPFADLEWRANRQMAEIRDVQRGVRRYVEAEALDIARVKAGEAAYDKWQLAAVVEAAALRRGLQNQAVGHVPEVGADSVVVATGAELADEHEHLARVADVYRHPLVDAVLDELRERGVARADRQR; translated from the coding sequence GTGTTTGACGTCGTGTACCTGAGCTTCGGCGTCGCCGCGTGGACGATCGTCGGCTACAAGGCCCGCGCCTGGCTCCGCGACCGTGCCAACACCGACCTGGGCCTCGCCTGCCTGATGACCGGCAGCGTCGCCAACGTCTTCCTGCTCTCCGCGCCCAGCGTCTACCGCGGGTTCGACCGGCTGGTCGGCGTGGCCAACCTGGCCATGGTCTTCCTCTACTCCTCCGTGGTGCTCTTCGCCGCCGGGGCCCTCGTGCTGCTGCTGCGCTGGACCGGCTCGACGGTGCGCCCGCGCACCGTCGTCGCCGGCATCGCCGCGCTGTGGGCCGTCGCCGTCACCGGCTTCGCGCTGGGCCGGCCGGACGCCGTGGAACACCCCCGGGACTTCAGCACCGCCTACGCCGACGCGCCCGGCGTCGTCCTCTTCCTCGTCATCTACCTCGCCATCTTCGGCGCCGCGCTGGCCGGGCTCGGGCTGCTCTGCCCGCGCTACGCCGTCAACCTGAACGGCTCCTGGCTCGCCCGGGGCCTGCGGCTGATCACCGTGGGCTGCTGGCTGGGCCTGGCCTACTGCGCCTGCAAGCTGATCGGCTTCGGCTTCTCCTGGGCGGGCCGTGAACTCACCTGGCTCTCCAACGGCGTGGCCCCACTGACCGCCTCCATCGCCGCGCTGATCGTGTTGGCCGGGTTCGCGGTCCCCGCCGTCGGCCCCCGCGTCTCGGCCTGGCGCCGGCTGCGCCGCCTCCAGCCGCTGTGGCGCGCGGTCACCACGCAGGCCCCCGAGGTCTCCATGGGCCGCTCCCGCTGGCCCGCCTGGTGGCCCTTCGCCGATCTGGAGTGGCGCGCCAACCGCCAGATGGCGGAGATCCGGGACGTCCAGCGCGGGGTGCGGCGCTATGTGGAGGCCGAGGCGCTCGACATCGCGCGTGTCAAGGCAGGCGAGGCCGCGTATGACAAATGGCAGCTTGCTGCCGTGGTGGAAGCGGCGGCCCTGCGGCGTGGTTTGCAGAACCAGGCGGTGGGACACGTCCCGGAGGTCGGGGCCGACAGCGTGGTGGTCGCCACGGGTGCGGAACTGGCCGACGAGCACGAACACCTGGCCCGCGTCGCGGACGTCTACCGCCATCCGCTCGTGGACGCGGTCCTCGACGAACTGAGAGAACGCGGCGTCGCGCGCGCCGACAGGCAACGGTAG
- a CDS encoding GDP-mannose 4,6-dehydratase, translating into MSATPRVAVTGAEGFIGSHLVEALVAAGHPVRAMVQYNSFSSFGWLETLPAEVLAEVEIQLGDVRDPGSVTGLVTGVEAVYHLAALIAIPYSYRAPHSYVETNVTGTLNVLEAVRHLEIPRLVHTSTSETYGTARTVPITEDHPINTQSPYAASKAGGDRLADSYHASFATPVVTLRPFNTFGPRQSMRAVIPTVIGQVAAGERTIVLGDLRPTRDFSYVKDTVAAFLAVGTAPAERVVGRTFNSGTGGEISVGELVGLIGKLMGADLDVREDEERVRPAGSEVMRLVADASRLRAATGWSPAQTLEDGLRHTIDFFRDPANLARYKTDRYNV; encoded by the coding sequence ATGTCCGCAACGCCACGCGTCGCCGTCACCGGCGCCGAGGGATTCATCGGCTCGCACCTGGTGGAGGCGCTCGTCGCCGCGGGTCACCCGGTCCGCGCCATGGTGCAGTACAACTCGTTCTCGTCGTTCGGCTGGTTGGAGACGCTGCCCGCGGAGGTGCTCGCCGAGGTCGAGATCCAGCTCGGCGACGTCCGCGACCCCGGCTCCGTCACCGGGCTGGTCACCGGGGTGGAGGCGGTCTACCACCTCGCCGCGCTGATCGCGATCCCGTACTCGTACCGGGCCCCGCACAGCTATGTCGAGACCAATGTCACCGGCACCCTCAACGTGCTGGAGGCCGTGCGCCACCTGGAGATCCCACGACTGGTGCACACCTCCACCAGCGAGACCTACGGCACCGCGCGGACCGTGCCGATCACCGAGGACCACCCGATCAACACCCAGTCGCCGTACGCCGCGTCCAAGGCGGGTGGGGACCGGCTGGCCGACAGCTACCACGCCAGCTTCGCCACCCCGGTCGTCACCCTGCGCCCCTTCAACACCTTCGGCCCGCGCCAGTCCATGCGCGCCGTCATCCCGACGGTCATCGGCCAGGTCGCGGCCGGGGAGCGGACGATCGTCCTCGGCGACCTGCGCCCCACCCGCGACTTCAGCTACGTCAAGGACACCGTCGCCGCCTTCCTGGCGGTCGGCACCGCGCCCGCCGAGCGGGTCGTCGGCCGCACCTTCAACTCCGGTACCGGCGGCGAGATCTCCGTCGGCGAGCTGGTCGGCCTGATCGGCAAGCTGATGGGCGCCGACCTGGACGTCCGGGAGGACGAGGAGCGGGTGCGGCCCGCGGGTTCCGAGGTGATGCGGCTGGTCGCCGACGCCTCCCGGCTGCGCGCCGCCACCGGCTGGAGCCCGGCCCAGACCCTGGAGGACGGGCTGCGGCACACCATCGACTTCTTCCGCGACCCGGCCAACCTGGCCCGCTACAAGACCGACCGCTACAACGTCTGA
- a CDS encoding cytochrome P450, which yields MQNTATPEPPRPEPVDTTTLIPDPHGALARLREAGPVHPVRYPDGQKAWLVTRYEDVRRALADDRLSLDRRHALPGNYRGFSLPPALDANLLNMDPPDHTRVRRLVVKAFTPGRVERMREPVTRIADDLLDAMEPHGRADLLDAYAGPLPIAVICDLLGVERADRHDFRAWTDAMLLPDPQRPHLAKEAVGNLLRFFTDLIATKRAHPGDDLLSDLIAVRDEAESGADGAQAGERDRLSEDELTSLAFLILFAGYENSVHLIANSVLILLDHPELWERLRADPALLPAAVEEFLRYEGPATLAIRRFPREDVKIGGVTVPAGETVLLSLASANRDPARFSDPDRINPHDGQIGHLALGHGIHYCLGAPLARLEAEIALASLVRRFPGLRLDVAREEVRRRPAIRTGGLISLPVAW from the coding sequence ATGCAGAACACCGCCACCCCCGAACCCCCGCGCCCCGAACCCGTCGACACCACCACGCTCATCCCCGACCCCCACGGAGCCCTCGCCCGGCTGCGGGAGGCCGGGCCCGTGCACCCCGTCCGGTACCCGGACGGACAGAAGGCGTGGCTGGTCACGCGGTACGAGGATGTGCGGCGGGCGCTGGCCGACGACCGCCTCTCGCTGGACCGGAGGCACGCGCTGCCGGGCAACTACCGCGGCTTCTCGCTGCCGCCGGCGCTCGACGCCAACCTGCTCAACATGGACCCGCCGGACCACACCCGGGTGCGCCGGCTGGTGGTCAAGGCGTTCACGCCGGGGCGCGTCGAGCGGATGCGGGAGCCGGTGACACGGATCGCGGACGACCTGCTGGACGCCATGGAGCCGCACGGCCGGGCGGACCTCCTGGACGCCTACGCCGGTCCGCTGCCCATCGCCGTGATCTGCGACCTGCTCGGCGTGGAGCGCGCCGACCGGCACGACTTCCGGGCCTGGACCGACGCCATGCTGCTGCCCGACCCCCAGCGGCCGCACCTGGCCAAGGAGGCCGTCGGCAACCTGCTGCGCTTCTTCACCGACCTGATCGCCACCAAGCGGGCCCATCCCGGCGACGATCTGCTGTCCGACCTGATCGCGGTACGGGACGAGGCCGAGAGCGGGGCGGACGGGGCGCAGGCGGGCGAGAGGGACCGGCTCAGCGAGGACGAACTGACCTCCCTGGCCTTCCTCATCCTCTTCGCGGGCTACGAGAACTCCGTCCACCTCATCGCCAACTCCGTGCTCATCCTGCTCGACCACCCCGAGCTGTGGGAGCGACTGCGGGCCGATCCCGCCCTGCTCCCCGCCGCCGTGGAGGAGTTCCTGCGCTACGAGGGACCGGCCACGCTGGCGATCCGTCGCTTTCCGCGGGAGGACGTGAAAATCGGTGGCGTGACCGTCCCCGCCGGTGAGACCGTGCTGCTCTCGCTGGCGTCCGCCAATCGAGATCCGGCGCGATTCAGCGACCCGGACCGCATCAATCCACATGATGGCCAGATAGGGCATCTTGCGCTTGGCCATGGAATCCACTATTGCCTCGGTGCGCCGCTGGCCCGACTGGAGGCCGAAATCGCGCTGGCCTCGCTGGTCAGGCGGTTTCCGGGACTGCGCCTGGACGTTGCGCGCGAAGAGGTGCGCCGCCGCCCGGCAATCCGCACGGGTGGCTTGATCTCGCTGCCCGTGGCCTGGTGA
- a CDS encoding helix-turn-helix transcriptional regulator: protein MGSGTGAGGDKSSAADSPLAGRLNYLFANMHPPGAPYTNAHVADEISHSDEYGGVSLTEQYLSMLRNGKRTNPSPDVLRALARFFAVPVGYLLGDLSPSQTERIEEEVRFLVAMRDQRVRGIALRAVGLPPEVQDSLTTIISQFRQQMNLPPEPPAPGAPEGEASR, encoded by the coding sequence ATGGGATCCGGAACGGGAGCCGGGGGCGACAAGTCGAGCGCCGCGGACAGTCCGCTGGCGGGTCGGCTGAACTACCTGTTCGCGAACATGCACCCGCCCGGCGCTCCGTACACCAACGCACACGTCGCGGACGAGATCAGCCACAGCGACGAATACGGCGGCGTGAGCCTGACCGAGCAGTATCTGTCGATGCTGCGCAACGGCAAGCGCACCAACCCCAGCCCCGACGTCCTGCGCGCGCTGGCCAGATTCTTCGCCGTCCCGGTCGGCTACCTCCTGGGGGACCTGTCCCCCTCGCAGACCGAGCGGATCGAAGAGGAAGTGCGGTTCCTGGTCGCCATGCGCGACCAGCGGGTGCGCGGCATCGCGCTGCGCGCCGTCGGCCTCCCGCCGGAGGTCCAGGACAGCCTCACCACGATCATCTCCCAGTTCCGGCAGCAGATGAACCTCCCGCCGGAGCCGCCCGCCCCGGGCGCGCCGGAGGGTGAGGCGTCCCGTTGA
- a CDS encoding sugar phosphate nucleotidyltransferase — protein MHAVILAGGKGVRLRPYTTALPKPLVPIGEQHAILEIVMRQLSAAGFTSCTLAIGHLGHIIRAYVGDGSQWGLRVGYVTEESPLGTMGPLLTMLDRLPEHFLAMNGDVLTDLDFGDVLRTHRESAAPLTIATYARQVHIDFGVLTTDSGRVVDFTEKPSIDYRVSMGVYGVSRAALARYTPGLPLGFDELVLDLLKDGTPPYAYEFDGYWLDIGRPDDYDRANAEFTSRRSMLIKGA, from the coding sequence ATGCACGCAGTCATCCTGGCCGGAGGCAAGGGCGTCCGGCTCCGCCCGTACACCACCGCGCTGCCCAAACCGCTGGTCCCCATCGGCGAACAGCACGCGATCCTGGAGATCGTGATGCGTCAGCTGTCGGCGGCCGGATTCACCAGCTGCACCCTGGCCATCGGCCACCTCGGCCACATCATCCGCGCCTACGTCGGCGACGGCTCCCAGTGGGGGCTGAGAGTGGGGTACGTCACCGAGGAGAGCCCGCTGGGCACCATGGGGCCGCTGCTCACCATGCTCGACCGGCTCCCCGAGCACTTCCTGGCGATGAACGGCGACGTCCTCACCGACCTCGACTTCGGCGACGTGCTCCGCACCCACCGGGAGTCGGCGGCGCCGCTGACGATCGCCACCTACGCCCGCCAGGTGCACATCGACTTCGGCGTGCTGACCACCGACTCCGGGCGCGTCGTGGACTTCACCGAGAAGCCGAGCATCGACTACCGCGTCTCCATGGGCGTCTACGGAGTCTCCCGCGCGGCCCTGGCCCGCTACACCCCCGGGCTCCCGCTCGGCTTCGACGAGCTGGTGCTGGACCTGCTGAAGGACGGCACCCCGCCGTACGCGTACGAATTCGACGGCTACTGGCTGGACATAGGCCGCCCGGACGACTACGACCGCGCCAACGCCGAGTTCACCAGCCGGCGCTCGATGCTGATCAAGGGAGCGTGA
- a CDS encoding spherulation-specific family 4 protein, protein MYVHPAVDPVAWRALERAAARLYAVVLNVADGPGDRPDPAFGTAADRLRAAGVPLLGYVDTAYGRRPARAVVADIRRHRRWYRVDGVFLDQAAAQAALVPRYRRLIAAARLLGARTAVLNPGTHPDPGYARLADLLVTFEGRFDVYRTSEVPEWTAAHPPRRFCHLVYAVPEGSDGLVARIARRRGAAVHYAVPGAGRNPWRSAPADIEVDGNAGDGDGTEERDGMEHPGEGM, encoded by the coding sequence ATGTATGTGCACCCGGCGGTCGATCCGGTCGCCTGGCGGGCGTTGGAGCGGGCCGCCGCGCGGCTGTACGCGGTGGTGCTGAACGTCGCCGACGGGCCGGGCGACCGGCCCGACCCGGCGTTCGGCACCGCCGCCGATCGGCTGCGCGCCGCCGGTGTGCCGCTGCTGGGGTACGTCGACACCGCGTACGGCCGCCGCCCGGCCCGCGCGGTGGTCGCCGACATCCGCCGGCACCGCCGCTGGTACCGGGTGGACGGGGTCTTCCTCGACCAGGCCGCCGCGCAGGCCGCCCTGGTGCCGCGCTACCGGCGGCTGATCGCCGCCGCGCGGCTGCTGGGCGCCCGTACCGCGGTGCTCAACCCCGGCACCCACCCCGATCCGGGATATGCGCGCCTCGCCGACCTCCTGGTCACCTTCGAGGGGCGCTTCGACGTCTACCGCACCAGCGAGGTGCCGGAGTGGACCGCCGCCCATCCACCGCGGCGCTTCTGCCACCTGGTGTACGCGGTGCCCGAGGGGAGCGACGGCCTCGTGGCCCGTATCGCGCGCCGGCGCGGAGCCGCGGTGCACTACGCGGTGCCGGGAGCGGGCCGCAACCCCTGGCGGTCCGCGCCCGCCGACATCGAGGTCGACGGGAACGCGGGGGACGGCGACGGGACGGAGGAGAGGGACGGCATGGAGCACCCGGGGGAGGGCATGTGA